A single genomic interval of Xiphophorus couchianus chromosome 2, X_couchianus-1.0, whole genome shotgun sequence harbors:
- the pdap1a gene encoding pdgfa associated protein 1a isoform X1, which translates to MPRGGKKGHKGRGKQFSNPEEIDRQMRLQREKEESGGAEKESSESEEESSSEDESESRKRSGVEGLIEIENPNRVSQKSKKVTEVDVSAPRELSRREREEIEKQKSAERYRKLHMEGKTEQARADLARLAIIKKQREEAAKKRAEEAQAKR; encoded by the exons ATGCCGCGCGGTG GAAAAAAGGGCCACAAGGGCCGAGGGAAGCAGTTCAGCAACCCGGAGGAGATCGACCGACAGATGAGACTCCAGAGAGAGAAG GAGGAGAGCGGCGGAGCGGAGAAGGAGAGCTCAGAGTCagaggaggagagcagcagTGAAGACGAGTCTGAG TCCAGGAAGAGGAGCGGAGTGGAGGGCCTCATAGAAATCGAGAATCCAAACCGAGTCTCTCAGAAGAGCAAAAAGGTGACAGAGGTTGACGTGAGCGCGCCCAGAGAGCTGAGCCGCAGGGAGAG AGAGGAGATCGAGAAGCAGAAATCAGCGGAGCGCTACAGGAAGCTGCACATGGAGGGGAAGACGGAGCAGGCCAGGGCCGACCTGGCCCGGCTGGCCATCATCAAGAAGCAGAGGGAGGAGGCCGCCAAGAAGAGAG cagaAGAGGCCCAAGCTAAGCGTTAG
- the cby1 gene encoding protein chibby homolog 1 isoform X1, whose amino-acid sequence MEVNIDFKKSLMPLFGNTFSPKKTPPRKSASLSSLHTLDRSTREIELGLESGPPAMNLGGQSWKFEDGQWITESGGNASTKEVQRLKKRNLQLEEENNLLKSKIEVLMDMLTETTVEYHLMEKEIEDMKTQHRRKK is encoded by the exons aTGGAGGTAAATATT GACTTTAAAAAATCCCTGATGCCGCTGTTTGGAAATACATTCAGCCCGAAGAAGACTCCGCCTCGCAAATCTGCATCTCTGTCCAGCCTTCATACG ttGGATCGCTCAACAAGAGAAATAGAGCTTGGTCTGGAGTCGGGACCTCCTGCGATGAACTTAGGAGGCCAGAGCTGGAAATTTGAGGACGGACAGTGGATAACCG AATCTGGTGGAAATGCTTCTACTAAGGAGGTGCAGCGGCTTAAGAAACGAAATCTgcagctggaggaagaaaatAACCTTCTAAAATCAAAGATTGAAGTTCTGATGGACATG CTGACAGAAACTACAGTGGAGTACCACCTGATGGAGAAAGAAATCGAAGACATGAAAACTCAACAccgaagaaaaaaatga
- the cby1 gene encoding protein chibby homolog 1 isoform X2, producing the protein MEDFKKSLMPLFGNTFSPKKTPPRKSASLSSLHTLDRSTREIELGLESGPPAMNLGGQSWKFEDGQWITESGGNASTKEVQRLKKRNLQLEEENNLLKSKIEVLMDMLTETTVEYHLMEKEIEDMKTQHRRKK; encoded by the exons aTGGAG GACTTTAAAAAATCCCTGATGCCGCTGTTTGGAAATACATTCAGCCCGAAGAAGACTCCGCCTCGCAAATCTGCATCTCTGTCCAGCCTTCATACG ttGGATCGCTCAACAAGAGAAATAGAGCTTGGTCTGGAGTCGGGACCTCCTGCGATGAACTTAGGAGGCCAGAGCTGGAAATTTGAGGACGGACAGTGGATAACCG AATCTGGTGGAAATGCTTCTACTAAGGAGGTGCAGCGGCTTAAGAAACGAAATCTgcagctggaggaagaaaatAACCTTCTAAAATCAAAGATTGAAGTTCTGATGGACATG CTGACAGAAACTACAGTGGAGTACCACCTGATGGAGAAAGAAATCGAAGACATGAAAACTCAACAccgaagaaaaaaatga
- the cby1 gene encoding protein chibby homolog 1 isoform X3 yields the protein MEVNIDFKKSLMPLFGNTFSPKKTPPRKSASLSSLHTLDRSTREIELGLESGPPAMNLGGQSWKFEDGQWITESGGNASTKEVQRLKKRNLQLEEENNLLKSKIEVLMDMKLQWSTT from the exons aTGGAGGTAAATATT GACTTTAAAAAATCCCTGATGCCGCTGTTTGGAAATACATTCAGCCCGAAGAAGACTCCGCCTCGCAAATCTGCATCTCTGTCCAGCCTTCATACG ttGGATCGCTCAACAAGAGAAATAGAGCTTGGTCTGGAGTCGGGACCTCCTGCGATGAACTTAGGAGGCCAGAGCTGGAAATTTGAGGACGGACAGTGGATAACCG AATCTGGTGGAAATGCTTCTACTAAGGAGGTGCAGCGGCTTAAGAAACGAAATCTgcagctggaggaagaaaatAACCTTCTAAAATCAAAGATTGAAGTTCTGATGGACATG AAACTACAGTGGAGTACCACCTGA
- the pdap1a gene encoding pdgfa associated protein 1a isoform X2, whose amino-acid sequence MPRGGKKGHKGRGKQFSNPEEIDRQMRLQREKEESGGAEKESSESEEESSSEDESESRKRSGVEGLIEIENPNRVSQKSKKVTEVDVSAPRELSRREREEIEKQKSAERYRKLHMEGKTEQARADLARLAIIKKQREEAAKKREEAQAKR is encoded by the exons ATGCCGCGCGGTG GAAAAAAGGGCCACAAGGGCCGAGGGAAGCAGTTCAGCAACCCGGAGGAGATCGACCGACAGATGAGACTCCAGAGAGAGAAG GAGGAGAGCGGCGGAGCGGAGAAGGAGAGCTCAGAGTCagaggaggagagcagcagTGAAGACGAGTCTGAG TCCAGGAAGAGGAGCGGAGTGGAGGGCCTCATAGAAATCGAGAATCCAAACCGAGTCTCTCAGAAGAGCAAAAAGGTGACAGAGGTTGACGTGAGCGCGCCCAGAGAGCTGAGCCGCAGGGAGAG AGAGGAGATCGAGAAGCAGAAATCAGCGGAGCGCTACAGGAAGCTGCACATGGAGGGGAAGACGGAGCAGGCCAGGGCCGACCTGGCCCGGCTGGCCATCATCAAGAAGCAGAGGGAGGAGGCCGCCAAGAAGAGAG aAGAGGCCCAAGCTAAGCGTTAG